The nucleotide window CGTGTCCCTTGCAGTCGTACTGGACGTAGTCGGGGTGAACGCGGCGAAGGAGCTCGGCGATCATCTCCTCGGCGATATCGGCTCCGAGCGATGTGTCGGTCTTCTGCGGGTGCAGGTCGAAGTGGAGCCCGAGGAACGAATCGCGCCGCAAGAGTCGCGGCGGAACGTGCGACATGGAACGGCCTCCCGTCTAGCGGACATCCGGCAGAAACCGGGCTTGCGCTGCGATGAGCTCATCTGCCATCTTCGCGGCTGCCGCGGGAGTGTCGACGCAACCGTCAAGCACGAGCGCCTGGACGAACTTCTCACGGCTTCGTTTCAGGGCAGCGTCGACAATCGTCTCGACCCACTGGAACCGAGTCGCCAGCGTGCCGGCGAGTCCGGGCGACATGGGAGTCTGAGCTAGCGGCCTGAGTATTCCGCCATCGACTACTGCCGGGCACTCGATGACGGCGTCCGACTGCAGGTTCGGTACCTGACCGGTGTTCGGCAGATTGGCTGAAAAGACCACGCGGCGGTTCGCCCGGATGCACGCGATGATCTCGATGACCTGCTCGTGTTCCCCGCCGAACTGCCGAAAGTAGTCCTCGCCAAGCGGTTCCTTCGAGTGGGCGCGCTCGCGCATGTCGGCGTAGCCTCGGTCACCTCCGGCAATCGTGTCCTCGAATCGGAACACGTCCACGCCAAGCGTCTTGCCGTAGTAGGCTCCCTCGCGCAGGAGCGGCGGGAAGAACTCGCTCACGTGGCGGTCGAGCACGGCGGGAAACGCCCCGAACGTGTGGAGGAGCTCCCACGAGAATGGGCTGTCGGTTCCGCCCTGTCCGAACCGCTCCGCCGCCATGTCACGGAGTTTCGGCATCAGGTCGCGGCCGTCGGCACGCACCTCGGTGAACCACGTGAAGTGGTTGATCCCCAGCGCATTGTAGTCCAGCGAGTTGCGATCGAGGCTGAGCGCGCCCTCGAGATAGTGGGCGACGCCGAAGACGCCGTGGCACAGCCCGATGACGTTCGCGCCGGTCGCCTTGCGGATTCCGCGACACACGGGCGACATCGGGTTGCTGTAGTTGAAGAACAGAGCCTCCGGTGCAAGGTCGAGCACGTCTTCGGCAATACGCACCATCGCCGGGATCATGCGGAACGCGCGCGATGTCCCGCCCGGAGCGCAGGTGTCGCCGACCGGCTGGAAGACGCCGTACTTGCGCGGGATGAGCACGTCCAGCTCCCATGCCCGTCTGCCGCCGACGCCAACCGTACAGATGATCGCCGTTGCGCCAGGAAGCACGTCCCGGAGCGACGTCGAGGCGGACAGCCGAACCGTCGAGCCCTTCGCCTGGATCATCTTGGCGCTGAGCTTCTCGGCAGTATCGAGCGCTTCTGGGCTCGGGTCTGCCAGCGCCAGTTCCGCCTCCATGCCTGAACGCAGCAGGTCTGACACCAGTCCTCGCGTGAACGACACGCTGCCCGCTCCGACCAGGACGATCTTCTCTCTCATTCGAAGCCCTTTCTCGGTGGGTCTTCGCGGAGCTGACCCTCGATCCCGCCCCCGACTCCCAGACTCGCATGCCCACAGCGCGAGCCCAGCGCCAGGCAGTCCGGCATATCCCAGCCGAGCAACCAAGCTCGCAAGAAACCGGCGTCGAAGTTGTCACCTGCCCCGACGGTATCCTCGATCCGCTCGACCGGGATCGCCGGCGCATGGTGAGTGCCCTGTCCGATGAACGCCGTCGCGCCGTCGCCGCCGCGTTTGATGACAACGATCGGCGTCTCGGCGGAAAGCTTGCGTCCGGCATCGTCGACATCCGGCACGCCAGCGATGCCGATTGCCTCCCGCTCATTCGGCAGGAACACGTCCACCCACGGCAGCAGGTCGCGCACCTCCAACCAGGTGTTCGACGGATCCCAGTTCGTGTCGAGCGACGTCGTCACGCCGACAGCCCGGCAACGTTTCAGGAACCCAAACCAGAACGGTCGCAAGCTCTCCAGCAGGAAGTACCCGCCGATGTGCCAGTGCCGACAATCTGCCAGCAGGTCGTCCGTCAAGTCGTGGGGCTTCGTCGCGTCGATGGAGCCGAGCAGCGTCAGGATCGCCCGGTCTCCATCGTCCTTCGCCAGAGCGACGCTCAGACCAGTCTGGATGATGGGATCGACGCGAACACGCCCGATGTCGATGCCGATGGTGCGGAGCTTGCTCGATACGAACCGGCCGAAGGGATCATCCCCGACCGCGCCGATGATGCCGACCTTGCCGCCCAACTTGGCGAACTGTGTCGCGAAGATCGTTGCGGAGCCACCGACCTCCAGCACGTATCCGTCGATGAGCTGCTCCTGCTGCCCAAAGCGCGGTACGACGTCGCCCGTGCAGACGAGGTCAACGCACAGGTCCGCCACGGTCAGGACGTCCAGTCGCTTGCCCAATGTCTCCTCCTGGAGGCTGCTAGCGACGCGCCTTGAGGTCTCCCCACATCGCCGCTGCCTTGCCGTCAGGACCCGCGTCGACGGTTCCGAAGCCGTTGTAGTCCGGCACGGTGGACCCGCGAACGGAGAACTCGTCGAAACGCGTATCCATCGTGTCCTCGACGCAGAGACCGACGGGCCCGCTCGACGGCCGGAGTTGCAGCGACCCAACGCGAGAGCCGTCGAAGTAGAACGTCGCGGACGTCGCGTTCATGTCGATGCGGAGCGTGTGCCAGCGGTCGTACGGCAGATCGGACTGCCTCATCAGCAGAAGCTCGCGCGAGTAGAGCTCGAACACCTCGACTCGCTTGGACGGAGGATGGATCGCAAAGACGACCGCCGATCCCTTCGTGCGGGCGACGACGATGCCTCCTTTGGAGCAGATCGCCAGGTTGGGCTTGACGACGTTCACACGAACGGAAGCGGTGAACTCGCGCCATCGGTCGCTGCCGACCTCGATGATTGCTGGAACCGTCAGAACCGGATGCGCGCTGACGCCGACCAACTCGCCTTCCGTCTGGCGGAACGCAGCGATGTCGCCCGTCCACTCGGGAGACATTCGCTCGGCGGCGAAGTCGTCGCGCCAAGTGCCAGCCGAAGCGGACACCACAAGGCTGAGAACGGTGCACACAATGGCTCGCAAAGCGTGGCGACCTCCATACTTGCAGCCGGTTGACGGCACGGGCGTACGGACACATGACACTGAGTGGTTCATTTCGTCAATCGGTTACGATTCGTAGGAGCGACCCGACGGGGCGTCTTCGCTGTGAAACGGGCGACACACCGCGTCGCCCCTACTCGGCACCGTCCGTTGATTCGACGGGTATCTACGAAACAGACCACTGAGATCGGGAAACAACGCGGGACGCTGCACCGTATATGTCCGTGCGACCCCTCTTGTGCCCGGTGCGGACCTCGCCAGGACATATCATGTTCACGCTTATGATGGTCGGCGCCGTTCTCGCCGCGTCGATCGAGCCAGCACCCCCGGTTCCACATATTGATAGCGTCGTCATGGTGCGACCACAACCGCACGCTTCGAGCCCATCCACCATCTGGTACGACGACTTCGACGGACCGGTTCCCGCGTATGGCGAGTCACAGGGGGACTTGTCGGAAGCCGAGGCGTTCGGCGGCGAAGGACGTTCCATGCTGTCGCTGTACGAGTCCGGTTCCCGTGGAATCGGCAATCGAAAAGTCTTCTTCGGCGACGCGCCTCTGTCGAATGTCGTACAACGAGGGAGAGTGTTCACCGACGTCTATTGGCGCATCTACGTGAAGTACCCGGCGAAATGGATCGGCGGCGGACCTGCGAAGCTCTCGCGAGCCACGAGCCTCGCGTCGCCCAACTGGTCGCAAGCGATGATCGCCCATGTGTGGACCAGCGGCGACGCCTTGACGCTCGATCCGGCATCGGGAGTCCGTGACGGCGAAGTCGTCACGAGGAAGTACAACGACTTCGAGCGCCTGCGATGGCTTGGGAACCGTCCGGCGTCCGGCTTCCAGATGACCGACCCGTCGGAGACCGGGCGCTGGGTCTGCGTCGAAGCGCGGGCGAAGCTGAACACGCCCGGCATCGCGGACGGTGAGAACCAGCTCTGGATCGACGGCATCCTGGCGGCGGAGAGAACCGGGCTCGATTGGCGCGGAAGCTATTCCGGTCACGGCATCAATGCCGTCTTCCTGGAGACCTACTGGAACGAGGGATCGCCCGTCGCGCAGTCGCGATGGATCGATAGCTTCGTCATCGCGACGGAACCCATCGGACCGGTCGTATGTCCGGTGAACCCCGAGCTCATCAGGACGCCGCACTCGGGCCCGGGAGGGCTCGCGGCGTGGCAGGTCGAGATCGCCGAAGATGCGGAGGGTCACCGTCTGGCGTGGCGTTCGCACGACATCACCGATCCGCTGCGAGTACGCGTTGGTCGCGACATGGGGGAATTCGTCGCGGATGATTCGGGAACGTCGTCGCTCGAGGCAGGACGGACCTACTGGTCACGAGTGCGGCAACGCAACGCTGCCGGTGTCTGGTCGAGCTGGAGCCCGTGGCATCAGCCCTTCGCGACAGCGGCGGACGAGCGCTAGGCACGAGGAGCCCGTCGATGGATGAGATGTCTGTCCAGGAGCAGTTCCGCGTCGCACTCGAGTCTTTCGTCGAGAAGGTGAAACGCGACGATAAGATCATCGCTGCGATCCTGTTCGGGAGCCTGTCCTACGATCAGGTGTGGGAATACTCGGATATCGACATCTACCTGGTCGGCAAGGACGAGAAGAGCGATGTACGCGGCTACTCGCTGGTCGAGAACGGCATCAACATCCACGCGGTCATCTATCCAAGAGGACGGTTCCGCAGACTCCTCGAAGGGGCGAGGCAAGGGCAGTTCACGCACTCGTCCTTCGCACGCAGCACGCTGCTCTACTCGATCGACCCCACACTGGCGGACTACTACCGAGACGCCATGCAACTCGGAGCCCATGACCGCGAGACGGGCATGCTGCAGGCGGCGACATGGATGCTGCCGGTCCTCATCAAGGCGGAAAAGTGGCTCTATGTGAAGCGCGATCCGGAGTACTCCTTCCTGTGGTTGATGCACGCCATCGAGTCGCTGGCGCGGATCGAAGTCCTCGGCGCGGGAGGAATCCCTGGACGTGAGGTGATCCATCAGGCGCTGAAGGTCAATCCGGAGCTGTTCGGGGCGCTCTATACCGACCTCATGCACGGGCCCAAGACGTATGGACAGATGGAGCAGGCGCTTCAGACCGTCAACGACTACCTCGAGGAGCGGATCCCGACACTGTTCAAACCGATCCTCGACTACCTTCACGGTGAGGGAGTGGCGCGAAGCGCCTCGGAGATATCGGAGCATTTCGAGAAGCGGATGTCTGGGACGGGGCCCGTCATGGCATGCGAATGGCTGGCGGACAAAGGCGTCATCATGAAGGTCGGGACGCCGGTGCGGTTGACCGAGAAGAGCTTGGTGACGCTCGACGAGGCGGCATATCTGTACGATGGAGGCGAGATGTGAGGACGACGATCGACATTCGCGGGGCGCGCGTCAACAACCTGAAGGACGTCCACGTCGAGATCCCGCGCGACCAACTGGTCGTCGTCACAGGACTCAGCGGGTCGGGCAAGTCCTCGCTGGCATTCGAGACGATCTACGCCGAAGGTCAGCGCCGCTTCATGGAGTCGCTGTCGTCCTTCGCCAAGCGGTTCATCCAGCAACTCAAGAAGCCGGACGTCGATTTCATCTACGGACTCTCGCCGGTCATTTCCATCGAGCAGAAGTCGGTCGGGCACAACCCGCGTTCCACCGTCGGAACCATGACCGACCTGAGCAACTATCTGCAACTGTTGTTCGCAACCATCGCTCAGGCGCATTGTCCGTTCTGCCATCGCGAGATCCCGGGGAAGTCCAGCGTGCAGATGGTCGACCGACTCATGGCGTTGCCGCCGGGTTCGCGAGTCGAGGTGCGCGCGCCCGTCTGGAAGGTGTACGACGAGGACTTCGCCTACCTGTTCGGAGAGATACGCGGCAAGGGCTACCGCTGGATGCGGATCGACGGTGAGACCCACGACCTCAGCGAGCAGATCGAGCTCGACGAAGAGCGCGACTACGACATGGAGGTCATCATCGACCGGTTCGTCATCAAGCCGGGGATCGAGAAGCACGTCGCCAACGCCATCGAGAACTGTCAAACCCTCGGCGAAGGGTTCCTTCGCTTCGAAGTCACCGAGGCAGACCTATCCAAGTTCCAGCCGGAGTCGTTCTACGACGACTTCGCCTGCCCAGAGCACCGCGTCACGATGGGACAGGTGAACTCCGGGTACTTCCGGTTCAACGACCCGCTGAGCGCGTGCGTCACCTGTTCCGGCTTGGGAACCTATCTGCAGGTTCACCCCGATCTGCTGGTTCCCGACAAGGACCGGAGCATCCTCGACGGAGCGTTTGTCGAGCAAGCCTACCGCTACAACCGCGACACATGGGCTGGCGTCACGATGTGGAGCATGGCTGAGCACTACAGGTTCAGCCTCGACACCCCTTGGAAGGACCTGCCGGAGCGTGTCCAGCAGATGCTGTTGTACGGCACGAAGTCCGAGAAGTTCCCGCTCTCGTTGCCGCCGGGATCGAAACCGGCCTCGAAGTACATCACGAACAACGTGGGTAAGCCCATCGCCCACGGCGGCATCGCGGCACAGATCGAGCGACACTATCGGTCCTAC belongs to Candidatus Poribacteria bacterium and includes:
- a CDS encoding nucleotidyltransferase domain-containing protein, with amino-acid sequence MDEMSVQEQFRVALESFVEKVKRDDKIIAAILFGSLSYDQVWEYSDIDIYLVGKDEKSDVRGYSLVENGINIHAVIYPRGRFRRLLEGARQGQFTHSSFARSTLLYSIDPTLADYYRDAMQLGAHDRETGMLQAATWMLPVLIKAEKWLYVKRDPEYSFLWLMHAIESLARIEVLGAGGIPGREVIHQALKVNPELFGALYTDLMHGPKTYGQMEQALQTVNDYLEERIPTLFKPILDYLHGEGVARSASEISEHFEKRMSGTGPVMACEWLADKGVIMKVGTPVRLTEKSLVTLDEAAYLYDGGEM
- a CDS encoding sugar kinase, whose protein sequence is MGRCNSGRRAGPSVSASRTRWIRVSTSSPFAGPPCRTTTASEPSTRVLTARQRRCGETSRRVASSLQEETLGKRLDVLTVADLCVDLVCTGDVVPRFGQQEQLIDGYVLEVGGSATIFATQFAKLGGKVGIIGAVGDDPFGRFVSSKLRTIGIDIGRVRVDPIIQTGLSVALAKDDGDRAILTLLGSIDATKPHDLTDDLLADCRHWHIGGYFLLESLRPFWFGFLKRCRAVGVTTSLDTNWDPSNTWLEVRDLLPWVDVFLPNEREAIGIAGVPDVDDAGRKLSAETPIVVIKRGGDGATAFIGQGTHHAPAIPVERIEDTVGAGDNFDAGFLRAWLLGWDMPDCLALGSRCGHASLGVGGGIEGQLREDPPRKGFE